One window of the Microbulbifer sp. Q7 genome contains the following:
- a CDS encoding P-II family nitrogen regulator: MKLITAVVKPFKLDDVRTALSEVGVQGMTVTEVKGFGRQKGHTELYRGAEYVVDFLPKVKLELAVDDSMVDSAVEAITKAAQTGKIGDGKIFITALEEVIRIRTGETGSEAV; encoded by the coding sequence ATGAAATTGATTACGGCTGTGGTTAAGCCATTCAAACTGGACGATGTGCGCACTGCGCTGTCTGAAGTTGGCGTGCAGGGCATGACCGTGACAGAAGTGAAAGGCTTCGGTCGCCAGAAGGGTCACACCGAACTGTACCGTGGCGCCGAATACGTGGTGGACTTTCTGCCCAAGGTAAAACTGGAACTGGCGGTGGACGACAGCATGGTCGACAGCGCCGTTGAAGCCATTACCAAAGCCGCGCAGACCGGCAAAATCGGTGACGGCAAAATCTTTATCACTGCGCTCGAAGAAGTTATCCGTATTCGTACCGGCGAAACCGGCAGCGAAGCGGTCTGA
- a CDS encoding ammonium transporter, translating into MENQIFQLQYAIDTFYFLVCGALVMWMAAGFAMLEAGLVRSKNTTEILTKNVALFAIASTMYLISGYAIMYDGGWLLNGIEAFSLDEVLAASAENGFEGDSVYSGASDFFFQVVFVATAMSIVSGAVAERMKLWSFLIFAVALTGFIYPLEGYWTWGGGEVFGLYNLGDLGFSDFAGSGIVHMAGAAAALAGVLLLGARKGKYGPNGEIYAIPGANLPLATLGTFILWMGWFGFNGGSVLKLGDAANAHSVALVFLNTNAAAAGGAVAALITGRILFGKADLTMLLNGALAGLVAITAEPSTPTPLQATLFGALGGILVVFSIITLDKLKIDDPVGAISVHGVVGLLGLLLVPVTNDGSSFSGQLIGAATIFGWVFSASFAVWFVLKLITGIRVTEDEEQQGVDLAECGMEAYPEFMSK; encoded by the coding sequence ATGGAAAATCAAATTTTTCAGTTGCAGTACGCAATTGATACATTTTATTTCCTCGTGTGTGGTGCACTGGTCATGTGGATGGCGGCGGGCTTCGCCATGCTGGAAGCCGGCCTGGTGCGTTCTAAAAACACGACTGAAATTCTTACCAAGAACGTGGCACTGTTCGCGATTGCGAGCACCATGTACCTGATCAGTGGTTACGCCATCATGTACGACGGCGGCTGGCTGCTGAATGGCATTGAGGCCTTCAGCCTCGACGAAGTGCTCGCTGCATCTGCTGAGAACGGATTCGAAGGCGATTCCGTGTACTCCGGTGCTTCCGACTTCTTCTTCCAGGTTGTGTTCGTTGCCACCGCAATGTCCATCGTATCTGGTGCGGTTGCCGAGCGCATGAAGCTGTGGAGCTTCCTGATCTTCGCGGTTGCGCTGACCGGTTTCATCTACCCGCTGGAAGGTTACTGGACCTGGGGCGGAGGTGAAGTGTTCGGCCTGTACAACCTGGGCGACCTGGGCTTCTCCGACTTCGCCGGTTCCGGCATCGTACACATGGCGGGTGCCGCTGCTGCCCTGGCTGGCGTACTGCTGCTGGGTGCTCGTAAAGGTAAATACGGCCCGAACGGCGAAATCTACGCGATTCCCGGTGCCAACCTGCCGCTGGCGACCCTGGGTACCTTCATCCTGTGGATGGGCTGGTTCGGCTTCAACGGCGGTTCCGTACTGAAGCTGGGCGATGCCGCCAACGCGCACTCTGTAGCCCTGGTGTTCCTGAACACCAACGCTGCCGCTGCGGGTGGTGCTGTTGCTGCGCTGATCACCGGTCGCATCCTGTTCGGCAAGGCCGACCTGACCATGCTGCTGAACGGCGCACTGGCTGGCCTGGTAGCGATCACCGCTGAACCTTCCACCCCGACTCCGCTGCAGGCAACCCTGTTCGGCGCCCTGGGTGGCATCCTGGTGGTCTTCTCCATCATTACCCTGGACAAGCTGAAGATCGACGATCCTGTTGGCGCCATCTCCGTGCACGGTGTGGTTGGTCTGCTGGGGCTGCTGCTGGTACCGGTTACCAACGACGGCTCCTCTTTCAGCGGTCAGCTGATCGGTGCTGCCACCATCTTTGGCTGGGTATTCTCTGCCTCCTTCGCGGTCTGGTTCGTCCTGAAGCTCATCACCGGTATCCGTGTTACCGAAGACGAAGAGCAGCAAGGTGTTGACTTGGCCGAGTGCGGAATGGAAGCTTATCCGGAATTTATGAGCAAGTAA
- a CDS encoding DUF3604 domain-containing protein gives MTRTIRVLAVITLLISSGAPLAQDAPQAAPKPETRYAPYPSHNFPNRVFFGDTHVHTSYSTDAGMFGNSLGPDAAYRFAKGEVVTSSTGVKARLKRPLDFLVIADHAENLGLSPMIEESDQRLLSSPWGKQVHDLTKAGKSDEAYAMWGEKVTAQEDPLKGIEGLLASMWQRLTKAADAHNTPGLFTALIGYEWTSSPDGSNLHRNVVFRDDKSKADQVVPMSAYDSEDPEDLWRWMANYEKKTGGRVLAIPHNGNLSNGLMFDDVTLTARKPLDRDYAERRSKWEPLYEVTQIKGDGETHPLLSPDDEFADFETWDRGSFAAAKEPDMLPREYAREALKRGMVYEKKLGASPFRFGMIGSSDTHTSLATTDEDNFFGKATALEPTADPIRFEEKITGYLPDPKGRDYAIRHYEASASGLAAVWARENTREAIWDAMARKEVYATTGTRMLVRVFAGFGFSADDLSRHDFPRYGYAEGVPMGGSLKPSDKAPGFLIRAMRDADGANLERIQVIKGWLDADGKPRERVYDVAVSGGRKIGSDGRAGKAIGNTVDVANATYDNSIGEPILQAFWKDPDFESDQHAFYYVRVLEIPTPRWTTYDAKYFGVKAPEDVPATIQERAYTSPIWYTP, from the coding sequence ATGACCCGCACGATACGAGTGCTAGCGGTAATCACCCTGTTGATTAGCTCTGGCGCGCCCCTGGCCCAGGATGCCCCGCAGGCCGCGCCGAAGCCTGAAACCCGGTATGCACCTTACCCGAGCCACAACTTCCCCAACCGGGTGTTCTTCGGCGACACCCATGTGCACACCAGTTACTCCACCGATGCCGGTATGTTCGGCAACAGCCTTGGGCCAGATGCCGCTTACCGCTTTGCCAAAGGTGAAGTGGTTACCTCGAGTACCGGCGTCAAGGCGCGCCTGAAGCGCCCGCTGGACTTTCTGGTGATTGCCGATCACGCGGAAAACCTCGGTCTCTCACCGATGATTGAGGAGTCGGACCAGCGGCTGCTGTCTTCGCCCTGGGGCAAGCAGGTGCACGACCTCACCAAGGCGGGCAAGAGTGACGAGGCGTACGCCATGTGGGGGGAGAAGGTGACCGCGCAAGAGGACCCCCTCAAGGGGATTGAAGGCTTGCTGGCGTCCATGTGGCAGCGGCTGACCAAGGCCGCGGATGCGCACAATACGCCGGGTCTGTTTACCGCACTGATTGGTTACGAGTGGACCTCCAGCCCCGATGGCAGCAACTTGCACCGCAACGTGGTTTTCCGGGACGACAAGTCCAAAGCCGACCAGGTGGTGCCGATGTCCGCCTACGACTCGGAAGACCCGGAAGACCTGTGGCGCTGGATGGCCAACTATGAAAAGAAAACCGGCGGGCGTGTGCTGGCAATACCCCACAACGGCAACCTGTCGAATGGCCTGATGTTCGATGACGTCACCCTCACCGCGCGCAAACCGCTGGATCGGGACTACGCCGAGCGACGCAGCAAGTGGGAGCCACTGTATGAGGTCACCCAGATCAAGGGCGATGGCGAGACACATCCGCTACTCTCGCCCGACGACGAGTTTGCCGATTTCGAGACCTGGGACCGGGGCAGTTTTGCCGCGGCCAAGGAGCCCGACATGCTGCCAAGGGAGTACGCCCGCGAAGCACTGAAGCGGGGGATGGTGTACGAGAAAAAACTCGGCGCCAGTCCGTTCCGCTTTGGCATGATCGGCAGCTCGGATACGCACACTTCCCTTGCCACCACCGATGAAGACAATTTCTTTGGCAAGGCCACGGCCCTGGAACCCACCGCCGACCCGATCCGGTTCGAGGAAAAAATTACCGGCTATCTACCGGACCCAAAAGGCCGCGACTATGCGATACGCCACTACGAGGCAAGTGCCTCCGGGCTGGCAGCGGTGTGGGCGCGGGAGAATACCCGTGAAGCGATCTGGGATGCGATGGCGCGCAAGGAGGTGTATGCCACCACCGGCACCCGGATGCTGGTGCGCGTGTTCGCCGGTTTTGGCTTTTCGGCGGACGACCTGAGTCGCCATGATTTTCCCCGCTACGGCTATGCCGAGGGGGTGCCCATGGGGGGGAGCCTCAAGCCCTCGGACAAGGCGCCAGGCTTTCTCATCCGCGCTATGCGCGATGCCGACGGTGCCAACCTCGAACGTATCCAGGTCATCAAGGGGTGGCTCGATGCCGATGGCAAACCACGGGAGCGGGTCTACGATGTTGCCGTATCCGGGGGGCGCAAGATCGGCAGTGACGGGCGCGCTGGCAAGGCCATTGGCAATACCGTGGACGTGGCCAACGCCACCTATGACAACAGCATCGGTGAGCCCATTCTGCAGGCGTTCTGGAAAGACCCGGATTTCGAGTCCGACCAGCACGCCTTCTACTATGTGCGGGTGCTGGAAATACCGACGCCGCGCTGGACCACCTACGATGCCAAATACTTTGGTGTGAAAGCGCCGGAGGATGTGCCGGCTACTATTCAGGAGCGCGCCTATACCTCACCGATCTGGTACACGCCCTGA
- a CDS encoding P-II family nitrogen regulator — MKLVTAIIKPFKLDAVRDALAEAGVSGITVSEVKGFGRQKGHTELYRGAEYVVDFLPKTMLQIAVEDSQVDAVLEAIGTAAQSGKIGDGKIFVANLEQAIRIRTGETGAEAI, encoded by the coding sequence ATGAAACTGGTAACCGCAATCATCAAACCATTCAAGCTCGACGCAGTGCGCGACGCCCTGGCAGAAGCCGGTGTCAGTGGCATTACCGTGAGTGAAGTAAAGGGTTTTGGGCGGCAGAAAGGACATACCGAGCTCTATCGTGGAGCCGAGTATGTGGTGGATTTTCTGCCCAAAACCATGTTGCAGATCGCCGTAGAAGACAGCCAGGTTGACGCCGTGCTGGAAGCCATCGGTACTGCGGCGCAAAGCGGCAAGATCGGCGACGGCAAGATCTTTGTTGCAAACCTTGAGCAGGCAATCCGCATTCGGACCGGTGAAACCGGCGCGGAAGCGATCTAA
- a CDS encoding TorF family putative porin, which yields MGIKFNNKVAAIVSGSVLAMAVSSAATAEDSGPSFSANVGVVSDYRFRGISQNDRNPAIQAGVDLDLGNGVYLGTWASQVDFAYGMDETKFEQDFYGGYAGETAGGVGYDVGYIYYAYHGSDWDEDYQEVYGSLSFGDASVGFAYSDDYWLQSGAFYYLSAGYSFSLANDISLDLSAGLNLFDEEIFLDGADSYIDYSVSVGKEFGGLALSASLVGTDVSDQECFFTDWCEPTVLAGASYSW from the coding sequence GTGGGAATCAAATTCAATAACAAGGTTGCAGCTATCGTATCCGGCAGCGTTCTGGCCATGGCCGTTTCCAGTGCCGCAACCGCAGAAGATTCTGGTCCCAGCTTCAGCGCCAATGTTGGTGTTGTCAGCGACTACCGCTTCCGCGGTATTTCCCAGAATGACCGCAATCCGGCGATCCAGGCCGGTGTTGACCTGGACCTGGGTAACGGCGTTTATCTCGGCACCTGGGCTTCCCAGGTCGATTTCGCCTACGGCATGGACGAAACCAAGTTCGAGCAGGACTTCTACGGCGGCTACGCCGGTGAAACCGCCGGTGGTGTGGGCTACGACGTAGGTTACATCTACTACGCCTACCACGGCAGTGACTGGGACGAAGATTACCAGGAAGTGTACGGCAGCCTGAGCTTCGGTGACGCGTCTGTGGGCTTCGCCTACTCCGACGACTACTGGCTGCAGAGCGGTGCTTTCTATTACCTGAGCGCCGGCTACTCCTTCAGCCTGGCCAACGACATTTCCCTGGACCTGAGCGCCGGCCTGAACCTGTTTGATGAAGAAATCTTCCTGGACGGAGCCGACTCTTACATCGACTACTCCGTATCCGTAGGCAAAGAATTCGGTGGCCTGGCCCTGAGCGCTTCTCTGGTAGGTACCGACGTGAGCGACCAGGAATGCTTCTTCACCGATTGGTGTGAGCCGACCGTACTGGCTGGTGCTTCTTACAGCTGGTAA